In the genome of Bacillus solimangrovi, one region contains:
- the pyrE gene encoding orotate phosphoribosyltransferase: MKKQIARYLLKIGAISLKPSDPFTWSSGMKSPIYCDNRLTLSFPLVRREIANGLEKLVTEQFIECEAVSGTATAGIPHAAWVSDRLGVPMTYVRGKAKGHGKGNQIEGLVKQGQKVVVIEDLISTGGSAIQAVEALRAQGCEVLGIAAIFTYGLEKGKNMLEEADVSAHTLTDFETLIEVAKEEGYISAEELSQLQKWQEQPQSENWMN, translated from the coding sequence ATGAAGAAGCAAATTGCACGCTATTTACTAAAAATTGGCGCGATCTCATTAAAACCGAGTGACCCATTTACATGGTCTTCAGGAATGAAATCTCCAATTTATTGTGATAACCGCTTAACACTTTCATTTCCACTCGTTCGACGTGAAATTGCTAACGGCTTAGAAAAACTAGTAACAGAACAATTCATTGAATGTGAAGCTGTATCTGGTACTGCTACAGCAGGAATTCCTCATGCAGCATGGGTAAGTGATCGATTAGGTGTTCCTATGACATATGTGAGAGGAAAAGCAAAAGGGCATGGAAAAGGAAATCAAATCGAAGGGTTAGTAAAACAAGGACAAAAGGTCGTCGTTATTGAAGATTTAATCTCAACAGGTGGAAGTGCGATTCAAGCTGTAGAAGCATTACGCGCACAAGGATGTGAAGTACTTGGCATTGCAGCGATCTTCACATATGGTCTGGAAAAAGGAAAGAACATGCTAGAAGAAGCAGATGTTTCAGCACATACATTGACTGACTTTGAAACGTTAATTGAAGTTGCAAAGGAAGAAGGATATATTTCAGCAGAAGAATTAAGTCAGCTACAAAAGTGGCAAGAACAGCCTCAAAGTGAAAATTGGATGAATTAA
- the pepF gene encoding oligoendopeptidase F → MKKKILSSLTAVAIATSVISTPGIPLNPVKVEAAQDALKPTYETRSEIPDEFKWKLDHIYETKAAWEADVKKVEQMANDFTAHQGKISKSQDSLVKALNSYSDLMRLTDKVYVYANMSFDVNSTNPDLQELADKAGNVLTLVSEKTSWFAPEVAAMQANKLEKYLKSDEMKPYAMFVGDIIREKEHTLSTELEKLLAQISPLSSNPEDVYGALMTNIKFPMIKDETGKDIQLSRSNFISYMESENRNVRKAAFEGFYSTMEKYQDTFAQTISGNVKAHNINANVRNYDSALEASLSANNVPVEVYDNLVKTVNDNLPLLHRYMELKKKLLEVDELHMYDIYTPIVDYQADYIPYSKAKEMVKNGLKPLGPEVQSIIDKSFNEGWVDVYSTPDKRSGAYQWGAYDTHPYMLLNYQGTLDDTYTIAHEVGHALQSHYTNAKQPYMTSNYPIFTAEVASTLNEALMFKEMYNNAKTKEEKLYLLNQYLENFRGTLFRQTQFAEFEKAIHDMDKAGESLNAEALKKLYRDINAKYYGKTMISDEEIAMEWARVPHFYYNFYVYQYATSFAASQALSKQVMEEGDVAVKRITENFLSAGSSDAPLEVLKAAGVDMSTAKPIEDAMKVFEQTLDEMEKLLEE, encoded by the coding sequence ATGAAAAAGAAGATTCTATCATCATTAACAGCAGTTGCAATTGCTACTTCAGTAATTTCAACTCCTGGTATTCCATTAAATCCTGTTAAAGTTGAGGCGGCACAGGATGCGTTAAAGCCTACATATGAAACACGAAGTGAAATTCCAGATGAGTTCAAGTGGAAGCTTGACCATATTTATGAGACGAAAGCAGCTTGGGAAGCAGATGTGAAGAAAGTTGAACAAATGGCGAATGATTTTACAGCACACCAAGGTAAAATTTCTAAGTCTCAGGATAGCCTTGTAAAAGCTTTAAACAGTTATAGTGATTTGATGAGGTTAACAGATAAAGTATACGTTTACGCTAATATGAGCTTTGATGTAAACTCAACGAACCCTGATTTGCAAGAGCTTGCTGATAAAGCAGGGAATGTTTTAACTCTTGTTAGTGAGAAAACGTCTTGGTTTGCTCCTGAAGTTGCAGCTATGCAAGCTAATAAACTTGAGAAATACTTAAAAAGTGATGAGATGAAGCCGTACGCGATGTTTGTCGGTGATATTATTCGAGAGAAAGAGCATACGTTATCAACAGAACTTGAGAAGTTACTTGCTCAAATATCACCACTTTCTAGTAACCCAGAAGATGTATACGGTGCATTAATGACGAATATTAAGTTCCCAATGATTAAAGATGAAACTGGGAAAGACATTCAATTAAGCCGTTCAAACTTCATTTCTTATATGGAAAGTGAAAATCGTAATGTGCGAAAAGCTGCATTTGAAGGCTTTTATTCCACGATGGAAAAATACCAAGATACGTTTGCACAAACGATAAGTGGAAATGTTAAAGCACATAATATTAATGCAAATGTGCGTAATTATGATAGTGCACTTGAAGCGTCACTATCAGCGAATAATGTTCCTGTGGAAGTATATGATAACTTAGTTAAAACAGTTAATGACAACTTACCATTACTTCACCGTTACATGGAATTAAAGAAGAAGCTTTTGGAAGTAGATGAATTACATATGTATGATATCTATACGCCAATAGTTGATTATCAGGCTGATTATATCCCGTATAGCAAAGCGAAAGAAATGGTGAAAAACGGTTTGAAGCCATTAGGGCCTGAAGTACAATCTATTATAGATAAGTCATTTAATGAAGGTTGGGTTGATGTTTACTCAACTCCAGATAAACGTTCAGGTGCTTATCAATGGGGTGCATATGATACACATCCGTACATGTTGTTAAATTATCAAGGTACGTTAGATGATACGTATACAATTGCTCATGAGGTTGGACATGCATTACAATCTCATTACACAAATGCGAAACAGCCGTATATGACATCAAATTACCCAATTTTCACGGCAGAAGTTGCTTCAACGTTAAATGAAGCGCTAATGTTCAAAGAAATGTACAATAATGCAAAAACGAAAGAAGAAAAACTTTATCTCTTGAATCAATATTTAGAGAATTTCAGAGGTACGTTATTCCGTCAAACACAATTTGCTGAGTTTGAGAAAGCTATCCATGACATGGACAAAGCAGGTGAATCATTAAATGCGGAAGCATTAAAGAAACTTTACCGTGATATTAACGCGAAATATTATGGTAAAACGATGATTTCAGACGAAGAAATTGCAATGGAATGGGCACGTGTTCCACATTTCTATTATAATTTCTACGTTTATCAATATGCTACAAGCTTTGCAGCATCACAAGCTCTATCTAAGCAAGTAATGGAAGAAGGCGATGTAGCTGTTAAGCGCATTACAGAAAACTTCCTTTCTGCAGGAAGCTCTGACGCTCCACTTGAGGTATTAAAAGCAGCTGGTGTTGATATGTCAACAGCAAAACCAATTGAAGATGCAATGAAAGTATTCGAACAAACGTTAGATGAAATGGAAAAATTATTAGAAGAATAG
- the pyrF gene encoding orotidine-5'-phosphate decarboxylase, whose product MQKPLIIALDFQTKFDTIHFLEQFENERPFVKVGMELFYREGPAIIEALKTRGHEIFLDLKLHDIPNTVQQGMRSLASLGVDIVNVHAAGGMKMMQAAKEGLYAGTPLGMKSPKCIAVTQLTSTSDETLRNELLIEETMESTVRHYANMALQSGLDGVVCSVWEAALITKVCGEAFMKVTPGIRLNGDSIDDQTRIATPQEALKQTSTAIVVGRSITKSSNPLESYLQIKDLWGNER is encoded by the coding sequence ATGCAGAAACCACTAATAATCGCGCTTGATTTTCAAACGAAGTTTGATACGATTCATTTTTTAGAGCAATTTGAAAATGAGCGGCCATTTGTGAAGGTAGGCATGGAATTATTTTACCGAGAAGGTCCAGCAATCATTGAAGCTCTCAAGACTAGAGGTCATGAAATCTTTCTCGATTTGAAGCTTCATGATATACCGAATACTGTTCAGCAAGGAATGCGGAGTTTAGCATCATTAGGTGTCGATATCGTAAATGTTCATGCTGCTGGTGGTATGAAAATGATGCAAGCAGCTAAAGAAGGATTATACGCTGGTACACCTTTAGGAATGAAAAGTCCAAAGTGCATTGCTGTGACACAACTAACGAGTACGTCAGATGAGACATTACGTAATGAATTATTAATAGAAGAAACGATGGAATCCACGGTGCGGCATTATGCAAACATGGCTTTACAAAGTGGTTTAGATGGTGTTGTTTGTTCGGTATGGGAGGCAGCGCTGATCACTAAGGTTTGTGGTGAAGCATTTATGAAGGTTACACCTGGTATCCGTTTAAATGGTGATTCAATAGACGATCAAACAAGAATTGCAACACCTCAGGAAGCACTCAAACAAACGAGTACGGCAATTGTAGTAGGACGAAGTATTACGAAATCAAGTAATCCACTCGAAAGTTATCTACAAATCAAAGATCTATGGGGGAATGAACGATGA
- a CDS encoding DUF368 domain-containing protein — MIWRNIYRGMIMGMTDLIPGVSGGTIAMILGIYNQLITGLNQLFSKEWKKEIGFFLPLLIGILISFLLLSNVMETLLRDYPQPTYFFFIGLIIGLIPYLFQSIQYKKTFTRKHYTLVIVSALVVASTVFFSDNEVNGIVIELGWDEFITLFFSGWLASTAMLLPGVSGSFVLLVLGVYPTVIHGLSVLNFAIISAVGLGILVGLIVTGKVIYLLFKRFKVATYAVMVGLLIGSIVVIYPGFQADMKLAILSVTTFIFGVIGAMLLGKYEYR; from the coding sequence ATGATCTGGCGAAATATTTATAGAGGTATGATTATGGGAATGACCGATTTAATTCCTGGTGTCAGTGGCGGGACAATTGCAATGATATTAGGGATCTATAATCAGTTAATTACAGGGCTAAATCAGCTTTTTAGTAAAGAATGGAAAAAAGAAATTGGGTTCTTTTTACCGCTCTTAATAGGAATTTTGATCTCGTTCTTATTATTAAGTAATGTTATGGAAACATTGCTACGTGATTATCCTCAACCGACATATTTCTTTTTTATCGGCTTAATAATAGGACTTATTCCATACTTGTTTCAATCTATTCAATATAAAAAAACATTTACACGAAAACATTACACTTTGGTTATTGTCTCTGCTCTAGTTGTAGCTAGTACGGTTTTTTTTAGTGATAATGAAGTTAACGGTATTGTAATTGAGCTTGGTTGGGATGAGTTCATTACATTGTTTTTTTCTGGTTGGCTTGCAAGTACGGCCATGCTTTTACCGGGAGTGAGTGGCTCATTTGTCTTACTCGTACTTGGTGTGTATCCGACTGTAATTCACGGATTATCTGTGTTAAATTTCGCAATTATTAGTGCGGTTGGTTTAGGTATTCTTGTAGGTCTAATTGTAACAGGTAAAGTCATTTACCTGTTATTTAAACGATTTAAAGTTGCTACATACGCTGTAATGGTAGGTCTATTAATAGGGTCAATTGTAGTTATTTATCCAGGATTTCAAGCAGATATGAAGCTTGCAATATTAAGTGTGACGACCTTTATCTTTGGTGTTATAGGGGCGATGTTGTTAGGGAAGTACGAATACCGGTAA
- a CDS encoding methyl-accepting chemotaxis protein, with protein sequence MFIIYDDVGDEIMLKNKKVGFKIALFFIIVSLLSAGSYLLTTTFLAKQETDATVINLAGRQRMLSQKMSKEAIELSNMQNNQKRVELQTTMELFDQSLTNLMNGSTSEGIPVAPKSVLQQLNIVNELWQPFKKNVEAVIQSKGNNDEALQVIISSNVELLTEMNKAVGLLEQEANDKVANLKLGLLFSMFVLMLTCLAAWFVLNRHITKPIKDVSFVANQVALGKLDIEKLSVKNEDEIGQLSLSINQMLDNLQGLIKKIKSTSESLTMSATDLNGSISETTVAAEHLTHIAEETSEGADEQLRCVNESIEVINELTQRINQISTSSQEMSRLSSISTNNVEQGGSAIESVVTQMGEIHNSVDNIGGFIDTLRGQSKEIGNISLMITDIAEQTNLLALNASIEAARAGEHGKGFAVVASEIHKLASQSKQSADQISHMITDIQNETGKINTYMVEGKEKVDSGMKTTSIVSETFDHVKATIHLLVNQVSNVTNSVEMITENSKQIVTSIKKVKEIAIKEASASHEGSAATEQELAAMEEMKASADMLETIGNELQTLLQKFKI encoded by the coding sequence ATGTTTATAATTTATGATGATGTAGGTGATGAAATAATGTTAAAAAACAAAAAAGTTGGCTTTAAGATAGCTCTATTTTTTATCATCGTTTCACTATTAAGTGCAGGAAGTTACTTATTAACGACAACGTTCTTAGCCAAACAAGAAACTGATGCGACAGTCATTAACCTTGCAGGAAGACAACGAATGTTAAGTCAAAAGATGAGTAAAGAAGCAATTGAACTTTCAAACATGCAAAATAATCAAAAACGAGTAGAGTTACAAACTACAATGGAACTGTTCGATCAATCGCTTACTAATTTGATGAACGGTAGCACATCTGAAGGAATACCAGTAGCACCGAAATCAGTTTTGCAGCAATTAAATATTGTTAACGAATTATGGCAACCTTTCAAAAAAAATGTTGAAGCAGTTATTCAAAGTAAAGGTAATAATGATGAAGCTCTACAAGTCATAATCAGTTCAAATGTAGAATTACTGACAGAAATGAATAAAGCTGTTGGTCTGCTAGAACAAGAAGCGAACGATAAAGTAGCAAACCTTAAACTAGGATTGCTGTTTTCAATGTTTGTATTAATGCTTACTTGTTTAGCGGCATGGTTTGTATTGAATCGACATATAACAAAGCCAATCAAAGATGTGTCATTTGTTGCAAATCAAGTAGCATTAGGTAAATTGGATATAGAAAAGTTAAGCGTTAAAAACGAAGATGAAATCGGTCAGCTTAGTCTTTCAATTAACCAAATGCTGGATAACCTACAAGGGTTAATTAAAAAAATTAAAAGCACTTCTGAAAGCCTTACGATGTCCGCAACTGACCTTAACGGAAGTATTTCAGAAACTACAGTCGCTGCAGAACACCTTACTCATATAGCTGAAGAAACATCTGAAGGCGCTGATGAACAATTACGTTGTGTTAACGAATCAATTGAGGTCATAAATGAATTAACACAGCGTATTAATCAAATCTCGACTAGCAGTCAAGAAATGTCTAGGCTATCTTCCATATCTACAAATAATGTAGAACAAGGAGGTTCTGCAATCGAATCAGTTGTCACACAAATGGGGGAAATTCACAATAGTGTTGATAACATAGGTGGCTTCATTGATACGTTAAGAGGCCAATCAAAAGAAATTGGTAATATCAGCTTGATGATTACTGACATTGCCGAACAGACAAACCTCTTAGCTCTTAACGCCTCGATTGAAGCCGCTAGAGCAGGGGAACACGGCAAAGGCTTTGCGGTTGTTGCAAGTGAAATTCATAAACTAGCAAGTCAATCCAAACAATCAGCTGATCAAATTTCGCATATGATAACTGATATACAAAATGAAACAGGCAAAATTAATACATACATGGTGGAGGGAAAAGAAAAAGTAGACAGTGGAATGAAAACTACTTCTATCGTTAGTGAAACGTTTGACCATGTAAAAGCAACTATTCATTTACTTGTTAACCAAGTTTCAAATGTTACAAATAGCGTTGAGATGATCACTGAAAACAGTAAACAGATCGTCACTTCAATTAAAAAAGTAAAAGAAATCGCAATAAAAGAAGCTTCAGCAAGTCATGAAGGTTCAGCTGCAACAGAACAAGAATTAGCTGCAATGGAAGAAATGAAAGCTTCCGCTGACATGCTTGAAACAATTGGTAATGAATTACAAACACTATTACAAAAATTCAAAATATAA
- a CDS encoding peroxiredoxin-like family protein, with protein sequence MEKSMQEEISDYINNFKQKADQVTQDKMKKAIDELENSTYGKGLRIGEKAPDFLLPNATGEQVQLSDALQNGPVILTFYRGDWCPYCNIELRAYQRILDDIHAQGASLIAISPQTPDNSLTTQEKNDLKFHVLSDKENKVASLFRLVYPLPDYLIELYKQRGLHIDKYNEEESWTLPVAATYIIAQDKTILFEFTKADYKARVEPSEVLERLKRIMKS encoded by the coding sequence ATGGAAAAAAGTATGCAAGAAGAAATCTCAGATTATATTAATAATTTTAAGCAGAAAGCTGATCAAGTTACTCAAGATAAAATGAAAAAAGCAATTGATGAATTAGAGAATTCTACATATGGTAAGGGTCTACGTATAGGTGAGAAAGCACCAGATTTTTTGCTTCCAAATGCGACTGGTGAACAAGTTCAACTATCTGATGCATTACAGAATGGACCAGTTATTTTGACATTTTACCGCGGTGATTGGTGCCCTTATTGTAATATTGAATTGAGAGCTTATCAGCGAATCTTAGATGATATTCATGCTCAAGGAGCAAGTCTTATTGCGATCAGTCCTCAAACACCAGATAACTCTCTAACAACCCAAGAGAAAAATGATTTGAAATTTCACGTATTAAGTGACAAAGAAAATAAAGTTGCATCACTATTTAGGCTTGTCTACCCTTTACCTGATTATTTAATTGAATTATATAAACAGAGAGGCCTCCACATTGATAAGTATAATGAAGAAGAATCATGGACCCTTCCTGTTGCTGCAACTTATATCATTGCTCAAGACAAAACGATTCTATTCGAGTTTACGAAGGCGGATTATAAGGCTAGAGTTGAACCGTCTGAAGTTTTAGAACGATTGAAACGGATCATGAAATCATAA
- a CDS encoding class I SAM-dependent methyltransferase: MRKMTGQEFDQLVGFFDSMVQTSWLSGIHGELKGISGSWSNLSILDVGCGTGRLLMRGAEEARQLTGVDLSEAMIQSAQQVMKPYISKTNLSVGDACELPLQDDQFDLSLATCVLFLLPEPEVAMQEMLRVTKKAGRIITLNPSVYLTEEVAEELCRVSDMSEFEKTTLKQWSKVSQRRHRYDEQQLSDIWLKLGASSVENQFVYHKIGILTVVNV; this comes from the coding sequence ATGAGAAAAATGACAGGGCAAGAATTTGATCAGTTAGTGGGATTTTTTGATAGCATGGTGCAGACGAGTTGGTTAAGTGGAATTCATGGTGAACTTAAGGGGATAAGTGGAAGTTGGTCCAACTTGTCAATATTAGATGTAGGATGTGGGACAGGACGTTTATTAATGAGAGGAGCAGAAGAAGCTAGGCAGTTAACAGGAGTTGACCTTTCTGAAGCGATGATACAAAGTGCACAACAGGTCATGAAACCGTATATTTCAAAAACGAATTTATCTGTTGGTGACGCATGTGAATTACCGTTACAGGATGATCAATTTGATTTATCACTCGCTACATGTGTACTTTTTCTTTTACCTGAACCAGAAGTTGCCATGCAAGAGATGTTGAGGGTGACTAAAAAGGCTGGACGAATTATTACGTTGAATCCATCTGTTTATTTAACTGAAGAGGTAGCGGAAGAATTATGCCGTGTTAGTGATATGTCTGAGTTCGAAAAAACTACGTTAAAGCAATGGTCAAAGGTATCACAGCGAAGGCATCGTTATGATGAGCAGCAATTAAGTGATATTTGGCTTAAGTTGGGGGCGAGTAGTGTTGAAAATCAATTCGTTTATCATAAAATTGGAATTTTAACTGTTGTTAATGTATAA
- a CDS encoding dihydroorotate dehydrogenase, translating to MSRLAVTLPGLSLKNPIMPASGCYGFGKEFAQLYDLNQLGAIMVKAVTEEPRFGNPTPRVAETSAGMLNAIGLQNPGLQSAMKNELPWLEKYDVPIIANVAGSRLEDYVAVAKTISTAPNVHALELNISCPNVKEGGIAFGTSPDMAATLTKAVKEVSSVPVYVKLSPNVADIVSIAKAVENAGADGLSMINTLLGMRIDLKTGKPILANQTGGLSGPAIKPVAIRMIHQVSQEVSIPIIGMGGVQTAEDVIEFFLAGADAVAVGTANFVDPFVCPTIINELPALLDELGVSHISELKGRSWKYAETTNNRA from the coding sequence GTGAGTAGATTAGCAGTAACATTACCAGGATTATCATTGAAAAATCCGATTATGCCTGCTTCCGGCTGCTACGGGTTTGGAAAAGAGTTTGCACAATTGTATGACTTAAATCAACTCGGTGCCATTATGGTTAAAGCTGTTACAGAAGAACCTCGTTTCGGTAATCCAACACCGCGTGTTGCAGAGACGTCAGCAGGTATGTTGAATGCTATTGGTTTGCAAAACCCTGGTCTACAATCAGCGATGAAAAATGAACTTCCTTGGTTAGAGAAATATGATGTACCAATCATTGCGAATGTTGCTGGTTCTAGACTTGAAGATTATGTTGCTGTTGCGAAAACAATTTCAACTGCACCTAATGTTCATGCTCTTGAGCTGAATATCTCATGTCCGAATGTGAAAGAGGGCGGAATTGCATTTGGAACAAGTCCTGATATGGCCGCAACATTAACAAAAGCGGTTAAGGAAGTTTCTTCAGTACCTGTCTATGTGAAGCTCTCACCAAATGTCGCTGATATCGTATCAATAGCAAAGGCTGTTGAAAATGCAGGTGCAGATGGTTTGTCAATGATTAATACATTACTAGGGATGCGAATTGATCTTAAAACAGGTAAACCGATTTTAGCGAACCAAACAGGAGGATTATCTGGTCCAGCAATCAAACCTGTAGCAATTCGAATGATTCACCAAGTGAGTCAAGAAGTTTCGATTCCTATTATTGGAATGGGTGGTGTACAAACAGCAGAGGACGTTATTGAATTCTTCTTAGCAGGAGCGGATGCAGTTGCTGTTGGTACTGCAAATTTCGTTGACCCATTCGTATGTCCAACAATAATTAATGAATTGCCTGCATTATTGGATGAATTAGGTGTCTCGCATATTTCTGAATTGAAAGGAAGGAGCTGGAAGTATGCAGAAACCACTAATAATCGCGCTTGA
- a CDS encoding Rqc2 family fibronectin-binding protein — translation MSFDGIVTKAMTKELNEELVRGKISKIYQPNKYDLIVHIRVHGKKKQLILSAHPTYSRIHLTNETYGNPEQPPMFCMMMRKHIEGGIIDKVHQIETERIIIIDIRSRNEIGDESKKQLIIEIMGRHSNIVLVESEKEKIIESIKHITPAVSRERSVMPGLSYERPPSQHKVNPFEANEEVFLKKMDFNAGKVDMQIVQNFAGISPLFAKEAVFLAGLANRTNLLQHFFNLIEKVRHDEIAPQIIQTETKELFYVLPLTHLQGESRTFPTISAMLDRFYYGKADRDRIKQQANDLEKFIRNEKKKNEKKIIKLERTLEDSKKADIYQLRGELLTANMHLISRGDKEVEVINYYDEQGSTVTIPLDVQKTPSENAQSYFQKYNKLKNSVSVVIEQIEKAKQETTYFDTIIQQVESASWKDIEEIREELIEEGYLKRRSQNKKQKKKKNIELEQYISSDGTDIYVGKNNKQNEFLTNRYANRTDTWLHTKDIPGSHVVIRAEDPSETTLHEAANIAAYFSKAKQSSSVPVDITLVKHVKKPSGAKPGFVIYDNQKTIFVTPDEDLILKLKK, via the coding sequence ATGTCTTTTGACGGTATCGTAACAAAAGCAATGACAAAAGAGCTTAACGAAGAATTAGTCAGAGGAAAAATCAGTAAAATTTATCAACCGAATAAATATGACTTAATTGTTCATATCCGTGTACATGGTAAGAAAAAGCAGCTTATCTTATCTGCTCATCCTACTTATTCACGTATTCATTTAACGAATGAAACATATGGAAACCCAGAGCAACCACCGATGTTTTGTATGATGATGAGAAAACATATCGAGGGAGGAATAATTGATAAAGTTCATCAAATTGAAACTGAACGTATCATTATTATTGATATTCGCTCGCGAAATGAAATAGGTGATGAATCAAAAAAACAACTTATTATCGAAATTATGGGACGTCATAGTAACATTGTTCTCGTTGAATCAGAAAAAGAAAAAATCATTGAGAGTATTAAACATATTACACCAGCTGTTAGCCGTGAACGTTCAGTAATGCCAGGTCTTTCATACGAACGTCCACCTTCACAACATAAAGTCAACCCTTTTGAAGCTAATGAAGAAGTATTTTTAAAGAAAATGGATTTCAATGCTGGAAAAGTCGATATGCAAATCGTTCAAAATTTCGCTGGAATTTCGCCACTATTTGCAAAGGAAGCAGTTTTTCTAGCTGGGTTAGCTAATCGTACGAATCTACTTCAGCATTTTTTTAATTTGATCGAGAAAGTACGTCATGATGAAATTGCACCTCAAATTATTCAAACAGAAACGAAGGAATTGTTTTATGTATTACCATTGACACACCTTCAAGGTGAATCACGTACATTCCCGACGATAAGCGCTATGTTGGATCGATTCTATTATGGAAAAGCAGATCGTGACCGAATCAAGCAACAAGCAAATGATCTCGAGAAATTCATTCGAAATGAAAAAAAGAAAAACGAAAAGAAGATTATTAAACTTGAACGCACATTAGAAGACTCGAAGAAAGCAGACATCTATCAGTTACGCGGAGAACTACTTACAGCGAACATGCATTTGATTTCACGCGGTGATAAAGAAGTCGAAGTGATAAACTACTATGATGAACAAGGTAGTACGGTTACAATTCCTTTGGACGTGCAGAAGACACCTTCAGAAAATGCGCAAAGTTATTTTCAAAAATATAACAAATTGAAAAATTCAGTGTCCGTCGTTATCGAACAAATTGAAAAAGCAAAACAAGAAACAACGTACTTTGATACAATCATTCAACAAGTAGAGTCCGCTTCATGGAAGGATATTGAGGAAATTCGTGAAGAACTAATAGAAGAAGGTTATTTAAAACGTCGTTCACAAAATAAAAAACAGAAGAAGAAAAAGAACATCGAACTTGAACAATACATTTCTAGCGATGGCACTGACATATATGTCGGTAAAAATAATAAACAAAACGAATTTCTTACCAACCGCTATGCCAATCGGACAGATACGTGGCTACATACGAAAGATATCCCTGGTTCACATGTGGTCATACGTGCTGAAGATCCAAGTGAAACGACACTGCATGAAGCAGCTAATATCGCAGCTTATTTTAGCAAAGCGAAACAATCAAGCTCAGTACCCGTTGACATCACACTAGTTAAGCATGTTAAAAAACCTTCTGGTGCAAAACCAGGATTTGTCATCTATGATAATCAGAAAACAATTTTTGTGACACCTGATGAAGATTTAATTTTAAAACTTAAGAAATAG